The Polyangiaceae bacterium genome includes a region encoding these proteins:
- a CDS encoding VWA domain-containing protein → MMDLVPWPDWDWLHRDRVHLLWGVLALVAGLAVLEWQRRDALGRFLSPLMQRRLVTRPSATRTAVRLALVTVALFACVLALMRPRSEASGETVLSSRVAADVVIVLDVSKSMLAEDVAPNRLARARAEIAGMVKQLGGQRLGLVAFAGRAVTLCPLTPDHAFFNLALRGVDTRTVSRGGTRIGDAVRLAVRSFPTGRGAKLIVLITDGEDHESDPLAAAGLAKAEDVRIIAVGLGSEEGSPITVTDPRTGARTQVMHDDRPVISRLDGDTLRRMALLTGGAYVPAGTSALDLESIVREHIKPILRAEADRTLRVVPAERYPWMVALALAALLGALAVGAYTGRES, encoded by the coding sequence GTGATGGACCTCGTGCCCTGGCCCGACTGGGACTGGCTGCACCGCGACCGCGTGCACCTGCTGTGGGGCGTGCTGGCGCTGGTCGCCGGCCTGGCGGTGCTCGAGTGGCAGCGGCGCGACGCGCTCGGCCGCTTCCTGTCCCCGCTCATGCAGCGCCGGCTGGTGACCCGGCCGTCGGCGACGCGGACGGCGGTGCGGCTGGCCCTGGTCACGGTGGCGCTGTTCGCGTGCGTGCTGGCGCTGATGCGGCCGCGCTCGGAGGCCAGCGGCGAGACCGTCCTGAGCTCGCGGGTGGCCGCCGACGTCGTCATCGTCCTCGACGTGTCGAAGAGCATGCTGGCCGAGGACGTGGCGCCCAACCGCCTGGCGCGGGCGCGGGCGGAGATCGCCGGCATGGTCAAGCAGCTCGGCGGCCAGCGCCTGGGCCTGGTCGCGTTCGCCGGTCGCGCCGTCACCCTGTGCCCGCTCACGCCCGATCACGCGTTCTTCAACCTGGCGCTGCGCGGCGTCGACACCCGCACCGTGTCGCGCGGCGGCACCCGCATCGGCGACGCGGTGCGCCTCGCGGTGCGCTCGTTCCCCACCGGCCGCGGCGCCAAGCTGATCGTGCTCATCACCGACGGCGAGGATCACGAGAGCGATCCGCTGGCCGCCGCCGGTCTGGCCAAGGCCGAGGACGTGCGCATCATCGCGGTCGGGCTCGGCTCGGAGGAGGGCTCGCCGATCACCGTCACCGACCCGCGCACCGGCGCCCGCACCCAGGTCATGCACGACGACCGGCCGGTGATCTCGCGCCTCGACGGCGACACCCTGCGGCGGATGGCGCTCCTGACCGGCGGCGCCTACGTCCCCGCTGGCACCTCGGCCCTCGACCTGGAGTCGATCGTGCGCGAGCACATCAAGCCGATCCTGCGCGCCGAGGCCGATCGCACCCTGCGGGTGGTGCCGGCCGAGCGCTACCCGTGGATGGTGGCGCTGGCCCTGGCCGCGCTGCTCGGCGCGCTCGCGGTCGGCGCCTACACCGGGAGGGAGTCGTGA